The Bos mutus isolate GX-2022 chromosome 7, NWIPB_WYAK_1.1, whole genome shotgun sequence genome window below encodes:
- the LOC102266535 gene encoding olfactory receptor 2T3, whose product MYSGSQTSQNQTSSDFILVGLFGETKHALLLYTATFIFFLMALAGNALLIILVHLEPRLHTPMYFFISQLSLMDLMYISVTVPKMLLGQVTGDHTISPSGCGIQIFFYLTLAGAEFLLLSVMAYDPYAAICRPLHYPLLMNQKVCVCLVSGCWFLGMVDGFVVTPIAMNFPFCHSRKILSFFCEAPALLKLSCSDISLYKMIMYLCCVLMVLIPIVVISSSYALILHLIHRMSSSESRRKAFATCSSHMIVVLLFFGATIYTYMLPDSYHTAEQDMMVSAFYTIITPVLNPLIYSLRNKDVTGALRSRMQSGLILRKVVKRKS is encoded by the coding sequence ATGTACTCAGGGAGTCAAACTTCACAGAATCAAACATCAAGTGATTTCATCCTTGTGGGGCTCTTTGGTGAAACCAAACATGCCCTCCTCCTCTACACTGCGACCTTCATCTTCTTCCTGATGGCCCTAGCTGGGAACGCCCTCCTCATCATCCTCGTCCACCTGGAGCCCCGcctgcacacccccatgtactttttcATCAGCCAGCTCTCCCTCATGGACCTCATGTACATATCTGTGACTGTGCCCAAGATGCTCCTGGGCCAGGTGACAGGAGATCATACAATTTCTCCCTCAGGTTGTGGGATCCAGATATTCTTCTATCTAACCCTCGCTGGAGCTGAGTTTCTACTCCTGTCTGTGATGGCCTACGACCCATATGCTGCCATTTGCAGACCTCTCCATTATCCTCTGCTGATGAACCAGAAAGTCTGTGTATGCCTGGTGTCTGGATGCTGGTTCCTAGGAATGGTGGATGGTTTTGTGGTCACCCCCATAGCCATGAACTTCCCCTTTTGTCATTCCAGAAAAATCTTGAGTTTCTTCTGTGAGGCTCCCGCTCTGCTGAAGTTGTCCTGTTCTGACATCTCCCTCTACAAGATGATCATGTACTTGTGCTGTGTTCTCATGGTCCTCATCCCCATTGTGGTCATCTCAAGCTCATATGCCCTCATCCTGCACCTCATCCACAGAATGAGTTCATCAGAGAGCCGCAGGAAAGCCTTTGCCACCTGCTCCTCCCACATGATTGTAGTTCTGCTCTTCTTTGGTGCCACCATCTACACCTACATGCTTCCCGATTCCTACCACACAGCTGAGCAGGACATGATGGTGTCAGCCTTTTATACCATCATCACCCCTGTGCTGAACCCCCTCATTTACAGCCTCCGGAATAAGGATGTCACAGGGGCTCTGAGGAGCAGGATGCAATCAGGGCTGATCCTAAGGAAAGTTGTGAAGAGGAAATCCTGA